The nucleotide window AGCCAGGACATGTTATTTGGCAAAAGGTCCTAATGCTCTTGAACTTCTCTCCTTGAAAgtgatgctatttttttaatgtgccttcCAGACCCATCTGTAATACATAAACAGCAGATTATACACACTGTCGAGTCTCTTGCTACCTTCGCTTATCAGTACATCTTGGAGACTTTTGTGTAAGCAAATACAGAATGACTAGAATCTTTTAAATTGATGCACATAATTCTGTCGTGTGGACGtgccatatttattttatctgtctTCTATTGTAGGATGTTCAGCCCACTTGTCATGAAACATTGCTATAATCTTGAGAAAGTTGTTTTCCTTCTAATGGATGAATGTGTTTCCATTGCAATTATAAAgtcttactgatttattttattgcctttggGGGAGCAGttaaatgaactttattttagAGCACTTTTAGAAAAATTGGGATGATTGTATCTAGAGTTCTCCTATACTCCAGACCCGGTTTCCCTTGTTGTTAACATCTTACCTCAGTGTGGCGTATTTGTTACAACAATACTAATACATGTTCACTAACTAAAGTCTGtactttatttagatttccttagtttttccctaatgtcctttttctgttgcAGGATTCCATCTAGGATAGtacattacatttagttatcatgtctcttctggctcctcttggctgtgacagtttcttacactttcctttttttttggtgaccttgacagttttgaggaacgCTGGTCAGATATTGGTAGAATGGTAGAATTCTAATGGTAGAATGCCTCTCAGTTGGGATTTGTTTTTTCGCATGACTTCAGCTAGAGgtaaataatgtgtttttagGAGGAAGACCACGAAGGTAAAGTATTATTTCCAGTAAATGCACTTAACAGAAGATCCAAGTACACTGTCATAGCCCTTTGGTCTCCTCCTTTCCCACCCCTGTGTGTTGGTAACAGGCCACACATGCCCTTTTCACCTCTTGCCTGCACTATCATGATAAGTGAATACAGCCTTGATTTTTTACCTTCAGTTTGGTTCATTGTCCTAATTAATCATCTTGGCACCTGGCACCTCAACAAATTGATGCAGAAGCCAGTGGCCAACTGAGCACAAAGCTGTTTTGGAAGAATAAAATGCCCCGGGGTCCCACGAAGTACTTCCACAGCCATGCCAGTAGGACTTGGTGAGTGCTGGTGGATTATTTACAGAAACTTTTCAGTTCTGAAGGGAACCATTGGTTCCCTTTAGCCCTTGACTCCCTGGCCGGGCTTGCCCAGTGGGTCACATTAGAAATTCAACAAAGGGAACTCTAAGAAAGCTAGGAAATCAGTTCCCTAGCTACTTCTCCTGGTGCTCCAGAACTGGGACCAAAACTGTCAGAGAATCCGCATGCTGAACTGCACCCAATAACTATTGGCTCTAAGTAGTCCCTGATGCTAAGGGACATCCTGCAATGTAGACGGTAAAACTGTTAGCCAGACTCAAATTTCCAAGTTTGTCCCAGCTACCCCTGCTGGCACTGGTCACTAGGCCCAGTTAAACCTCTTCATGAGATTGGGTCAATTCACCCATGATACTAtcgaagtttttttttttttttaagtttatttattttgagagagagagagagagtgagagcacaccTGTGCGTGCctaaatgggagaggggcagagagaatcccaagcaggctccatgctgtcagcacagagcctgattcagggctcaatctcatgaactggagatcatgacctgagctgaaatcaagagacggatgcttaactgacagtcCAAGACTTAACTGACAAATTCCCACATGTGGAAAAAGCAGCCACTGGCAAGAAAGCAAAGATTGACCAGGAGAAAGAGCAGTGTAAGAGTAATGACCCAGTGCCCTCTCCTGGGCAAGGCCTTTCCAGAAAGATCTCTTAATTTGGTTCCTTGGTGACGGTGTCAAAGGAGGCAATTGGTAGGGCAAGGAACTTAGGGCCTGGGGGGCACCTGATGAGCAGCTCCCTTCTAGTCAGCCTGGAGATGAATGGGAGAGTACCACTAATATTACCTGGACCTGTTggcattcaaaaataaacaagactaaGGGACAGGCCCAGGACCCTCTTTTCCCAAGGGGGACCAGAAGCTTTATGCCAAGGTCAAGGTTCAACAGGGATGTAGGAGAGAATTGCACTTCTTGGGTCTTTGGCTGCTGGTGCATAGGTGACCATGATCCCTGAAACCCTAGCTCCAGGACGAGGGGGAAACAAAGCTCTACCTCTGGGACCCTTGCCCAAGCCAAGTTTTAAGTGGGTCCTTTGGGTCCCTACAAACTTCTTTTGCTATAGCTCCCACTAGTGAATGTATTATTAGTATAGGAATATTGTTTACATCTATAGATGATTTGCCTTTACCCCTTTATCCCTTTACCAAATCTCTGATAAGTATGGCTGCATTTTAGTGGGGCATATGGATGAACCTACCCAATTACTTACCAGCGCCTAGTACCATTGTCTATCCAAAACAATATTTGCTgcttgaggaagaaaaagaaatatccacTCACATTGTCAATTTCAAGGAAGCCAGAGTTCTATGAGATGATTTCTTCATTCAATAGACTAGTTTGGTCTGTGCAAAAGGCCTTGGGTATCTGGAGACTCACCATTGATTATAGAAGGTTCAATGCCATAGTCCTGGCAGTACCTGGTATTATGATTGTCACAGAGGCTACTGCCCAAGCTGAAGACACTTGGTATACAGCAGCTGCTAttgaaaatgccaaaaaaaaaaaaaaaaaaaaaaaaaaagaaaagaaaaaaatgccttttctaGCATTCCCTCTCTACCCGGATGATTGGGATCAAATTCACCTTTATGTGCAATGCATTGCAATACACCTTTGATGTGCTACTAAAAGGCTACCTAAATTCTCCAGCTATCTGCCATGAATGTGACCTGGAAAAAGTCCTGCTCCTGGAGGGAGCACTAGAGCACTTTGTTAAATTGATGACATCCTCCTGGTGGGTCCACACAAAAGCACCACCCAATAAGAACTGGATGCCTTATTGACCAACATGCAGCCACACACATAGGTCATTAACATAGGTGAGGCACAATGACCCAGCACCCAGTGAAACTCTTGGGCATTATCTGAGAAGGGATGTGAAGTCTCATTCCAGAGATGACTACCTTGACAAACAAAGGATGCCTAGTGATTGGTGGGCCTCTTTGGCTAACGGTGCTCTCACATAACCAGTGTAGGGGTCTTGGTGGCATCCATCCCCTGGGTTACCAGAAAGGCTGCTACCTTAGAGTGGGACCTTTAACAAAATGCCTGGAGGCCCTCCAATGGGCCACCCTGGTTGACCGTCCTCTGGGGCCTATAGATCCACATTTGCCTTTGAGTTACAGGTCTCAGCAAACTCTGAGTTGATGGATTATAGCCTATGGCAGAACAGTGCCATGGGCTGGTTGCACCACTTGGTTTTTGGATCCATAACTCCTCAAGTTGGCCGAAACAAACCACTCTTTATTCGTCTGTTAGGGCTTTGCTGGTGCCTCAAGTGCACTAACCTTATAAATGTGGACACTATACATTGCCACAACTGGATTCTACAAGAGCAAAATACCTCCCTAAATGTAAACTCACTCCTGTCAGAGAAGAAGGCAACCAGAACATCTGAGAGAAAAGTGTGGGATCTGCCATCAGAACTATTTTGGCTACAGTGGTGGTGGCCTTCCCTCCACTCACTCTTGCCCTGTATAGGCTGTGTGGTTATTCTCACTGTCATCCAATTAGAAAAGGTTGTACATAATCTGTCCTTGATCCTCATTGAGACTATCAATAATACAATCTCAGCCTCAACTCCTTGGCCCAAGTAGTGTTGGCTAACTGTAGagtccttttcttcctgtttggcCAATCAAGAAGGAGAATCTGTGCAATTGCCAACACTTGGATCAATGAACCTGGCAAAATAGAACAGTCCATTAGGGGGCTTAGACAGAAGGCCTCCTGGTTTTCTAGGGTAGACCCTAATGAGCTATGGATCTTTTTCTGGCTTGGCAGTTGTTGGGGCTCATGGCTATATTCATTCCCTGGGCAGGCCTGATATTCTACTTAGAGTGACTTTGATCATGTTCCTCAGAATGGTTAAGCAGACTTATCGCAATGTCTGGCTCATTTTAGTCAATGATGGGGTTGCCTATGTCTCTTGCTCAGGCCCTGAAAGATCAAGGGGTGGAGCTGAGGAGTCCAGTTCCAGGCCAAATTCCTGTTTGTGATCTTTTAGGCCCAACCATAGCTAGTTATAAGACCTTGCCTGCCAGTCCTCATGGGAAAAAGCTGATCCCTCCCCTACAGCTGACTTGGTGCCAGACGGGTGCACTACAATTTTCTGAAGGGAGTTGCTATCAAGGAGTCACTGCACAAGCCAGCCCTGCTCTTATGCATATCTGCATTCCCAGCCTGGGCACCTCCATTCAGAGGCCTCTTTCCTGGGGGCCCtgctgaggctttttttttttttttcctatctaccTCAGTACTTTTCCAATGCTagcactttcccctcttcctccttctattccttcctccttccctaaaAAGATAGGAGAATCCTTTTGTTTAAGGCAGTGAGAGAATTCCCCCCATCTGCACTGCATGTCCCTTAACCCTTGCCTGGTGCTGTTTCATGGGGAAGGATGGAACACTGGGGAGCTGGCGCCTCTTCTTTTTGCGTCTTGCTTGCTCTGTAGAAGGAAGtaaatacagtctttttttttttttaatttttttttcaacgtttattcatttttgggacagagagagacagagcatgaatgggggaggggcagagagggagacacagaatcggaaacaggctccaggctctgagccatcagcccagagcccgacggggggctcgaacccacggaccgcgatatcgtgacctggctgaagtcggacgcttaaccgactgcgccacccaggcgccccaatacagtCTTGATTGTTACTTTCAGTTGGGCTCATTGTCCTAATTGGCCATCTTGACACCTGATTGCATACCATTGGGGGATGGGCTCTCACAGATGTTTGTTTATGCCTAtaacttaaatatattatttcatagcACACCAAATACAGCATTAagatataacttttaaaatgctgcctgatggggcgcctaggtggcgcagtcggttgagcgtccgacttcagccaggtcacgatctcccggtccgtgagttcgagccccgggtcaggctctgggctgatggctcggaccctggagcctgtttccgattctgtgtctccctctctctctgcccctcccccgttcatgctctgtctctctctgtcccaaaaataaataaaacgttgagaaaaaaaatgctgcctGAACCCCTTAAAGACTCAAAGATCTAGTGTCTGGGGGCTCTGTGAGGTGAGTGGGTGGGTCAAAAAGCATCTCAAATGCTGCAGGACCAATGAAGCCCTGGGGATTTGTGGTCCACTTCCCTTTTAGGGCTCTGGGTAGAAAGTGCTCCTTTTGAAAATGAGGCTTGGGATAGATCACATCCTTGACTTTACCCAGACCTTTTTGCCAGGGGGATATCACACAAGCTGGGGCTTGGGCAGGAGCCAAGCCCTAAATGGGCAGAGCCTGCAAGAGCTGGAGAAGGACGGAGTCAGCAGGGGAAGATGGTGGAGCTTCTCTGAAGCACTTAAGTCAACccatggaaagaaaaacagacgGTGGGTTACCCCACCTGCAGAAGCGATGCACAAAAGGACCCAAGGCTCAGTGGCAAGGACAGACCCTTCCCCTGGCAGCCAGCACATGACCGCCCTGTTCCACTGCTATCACTCTCTGTGTCCTGACGGCATATGGAGAAAGTAGGGGGGAAAGAGACACTTTGAGAGAAAAAACAGCTATGAAAGGAggttcaacttttttatttttttttaatgtttatttttgagacagagagagacagagcatgaaacggggagggtcagagagagagggagacacagaatctgaagcaggctccaggctctgagctgtcagcacagagcccgacgtggggctcgaactcacggaccgcgagatcatgacctgagccgaagtcggacgcccaaccaactgagccacccaggcgccccgaggttcAACTTTTGAATAAATTAAGTACTCATCCaaataaatctcatttaatttaGACCATTTTACATTCAAAGGGACCAAGTGCCCCCCTCCTCTTAACCCCATAGAAATGGAGAccagagaggggcacctaggtggcgcagtcggttaagcgtccgacttcagccaggtcacgatctcgcggtccgtgagttcgagccccgcgtggggctctgggctgatggctcagagcctggagcctgtttccgattctgtgtctccctctctctctgcccctcccccgttcatgctctgtctctctctgtcccaaaaataaataaacgttgaaaaaaaaaaatttaaaaaaagaaatggagaccaGAGAAACATGAGCTCAGATATAGAATGCTACATTCTTTACAGATCTGAACTATGTATAAATTTTAGTCacctacatatatacatttttacatgTGTACATACAGGCAAATGCACAGCACAAGATCTAGAAGGACTGATAGCACACAGTAAAAAGTTACCCTTGGAGCAGGGAGTGAATGAAAAGTGCTTCTGCTTTTATTGAAATGCATACATCTATTCCTTGTAcgttttagggggaaaaaacaccTTAAAAGCTTACAAATAATATTAAGCACTTAACTATATACTGGCACAGTGCTAGGTACAGAGCAAACAAAGGCTTAGTAGATGGAGTCTTTCAGCTGTACTCATTTTCTTATGGCTTGATGAGTTCAGTCATGGGCGAGTATTATCTGTGGATTCTTTGATGCTGCTTTAAGTGATCAGATCGTGCAAAATTCCTGTTGCATTTAGTACATAGGTAGGGCCGCTCCCCACTATGTTTTCTCTTGTGTCTGCTGAGCTCATCTGAACGGGGGAATTTCCATGTGCATCCCTTCACATTGCATTCGTAGGGCTTCTCCCCTggaccaaagaaagaaagaattttgtcATGCTTCTGGGTAGCAGGGGACAGGGAAAATGAAAGTGAATAGAGAAGATAAAGGTTTTGAGCATGTTGGGGTGGGACAGGGAGAGCCAGAGGAGAGGAGACCGGAGGTGGTGagtgaaagaagaagagaagaaacgCATCATGAGCTAGAAGGACAAGAGGAAAActgtgaaggaaggaaaagaagagaaaatgaaaaatctgcACTTGCCCAGctcgcgctctttctctctcaaaaataaacaaacattaggggagcctgggtgactcagaggGTTGAActtcaggtcatgacttcagctcagatcatgatctcagtgtttgtgggttcgagccctcccATGTGGCTTgttactgccagcacagagcccactttggatcctctgttcccgtctttctgcccctcccccatttgcactctccccaaataaatacatataaaaaaaaaaagaaaagaaaatgagaaataggaAAAGCAAGGGTCAGCAGGAAAGTCAACAGGGGAATAAGGAGGTTGGGGGTGGGTATCTGTTGGGCCTAAAGAGAGGACCATGAGGTGTCAGTCCCAGTAGAGGTGAGGCCAAAACCATCCATAAGAGGTCAAACAAATTCTTCCACTTATTCCCACCATCAACAACACAAAAGGTTGCAGCCAGGTTGGCTCAGGCCCAGAACTATAGTCTGTCCCTGGGACTGCTTTGTCCACCCTTTCAAACAGGCCAACCTTTTCCAGTCTTCTGAGGTCCCAGGCTTAGAAAGAGGTGTCAACAATCCCAAATGATCCCAAAGTTTCATAAGGGCACAAATCTTTAATCACTTGCTTGTCACCCCTATCCCTCAGTCCTACCCCTCACTTACCAGTATGTTTGCGCTCATGGATCCGGAGGTGGGAAGGCTTAGTATATGATTTACCACAGTCCTGGTATGTGCAAGTGTAGGTCTTCAAAACGTTAGGATTCTTCTGGACTTGACATCTCTGGGTCTTGACGTTGCACTTCTGCTTTTCTAGGGTTTGTCCATAGATCAAATGGGAACTGGAAAAGTATAGGAATCCTGGGTATGGCAATGATGATGATTGATGTGGCATCATATGGTCTCCATAGACAGTGTGGTCATCAGTGGAAGTTGTCATATGATGCCCCTTAAGGGTCATCATCTGACCTCCATAGAGGGTCTGGTCATCACCAAAGGTGTTCACCTGGCTGTCATAGAGGATCTGGTCCCCACTGTAGGTCATCTGTCCTCCATAAAGGGTCTGGTCATCACTAAGTGACTTCATCTGGCCCCCATAGAGGGTCTGGTACCCGCTGAGGGTCATGTGGCCTCCATAGAGCATCTGGTCACCACTGTAGGTCTCCATCTGGCCCCCATAGAGGGTCTGGCCCCCAGTGAAGGTCATATGGTCTCCATAGAGGGTCTGGTCACCACTGAGGGTCTTCATCTGTTGTTCTTCACACAGTGTTGTCATCTGGTTCCAATTCAGGGTCTGATTACCACTGGAAGTCATTGTATGGCCCTCAGTGAAGGTCTGCTTAGCACTGAAGGTCATCATGTGGTTCTCTTTAGGAACTGTCATCTGGCCTCCATAGAGGATCTGGTCATCACTGAGGGTCTTCATCTGACTACCTTCATTGGGGATCACTATCTTATTTGCAGTTATCTTTTGGCAAGCAGTGAATGTTGTCTTTGGGTTGTCAATAACATCTGTCATCTGGGAGGTTGTGGGTCTTCTCTCATCAAAGAAGGTCACCTTTTGGATCACAGAAAAAGATTCAGTTAGGTCTCCAGGGGGCATATCAAGGGCTGTAACAGTGGGTATTGTTGAGTTCTGAACAATGACTGTCCCAGGGATGTTAGGACAGGTAGAACTCACCATTGTAGACTTCAGAGGAGTCATCATCCTCTGGGTTGACTCATGTTGGCTGTCTTCACCACGGTCAGCCAGAGGTATATGGAGCTGTGGTTCTGGTGCAGCTGACATTTTTGCCTTATATGTCTCAGAGACATCCTTGAGGAACTCCTCGATTTCCTCAACTGTTTGAAGGAAAGAGTCCACAGAAGTCTCTTTGCTATTGCTGAGTAACTGAACTGGATCTTCAGCTGTGGGatcctgccaaaaaaaaaaaaaaaaaagaagttcaggGGTCTTACCCAGCTCAAATCCCAATTCCATATacccttcctctccatctctgccaATCCTTTCCTAATCTACACCACCATCATCTCCTGCCTAAAAGCCTGTGATGGCCTCCTAATTTCTCTGAGTCTGAAAtaagaaggaacatacctcaacataataaatgccatatataacaagcccacaactaacatctACTGAAtggtgaaaagttgaaagctttcCTCTAAGGATCGAGAACAAGATGAGCATGCTcattctcaccactcctattcatcAAGGTACCGGAAGTCTTAGCCAGAGaaattacataagaaaaataaataaatggcacccaaatcagaaaggaagaagtaaaattgtcttttttgCAGATAATAGGACCTTATATAtacaaaaccctaaagactcttaaaaaaaaccctgttagaactaataaatgaattcagtaaagttgcaggagaCAAAATTAGTACgcaaaatcagttgtgtttctatacactagcaacaGACtattgaaagagaaatttaaaaaataatcccatttacaaaagcaccaaaaccaataaaattcttgggaataaatttaaccaagggtgaaaaacttgtacactgaaaaccgtaagacactgaagaaagaaactgaagaaacacaaacaaaaagatatCCCCTGTTCTTGGATCAAGAGGATTATTGTTATAATGTCCACACCATCAAAAATGACCTACAGATTCAAAGTAATTCCTAACAAAGttccaatgtcatttttcacaaaaataggaaagtttttttaaacttttaagaagagtttattttgagagagagagagcgcacgcataCATGAGCGTGcgcagcatgagcagaggaggggcatagagagagggagagagagagagaatcccaagtaggctctgcactgtcagcacagagcctgactcagggcttgaactcacaaaccacgagatcatgacctgagctgaaatcaagaggcagaagcttaacccactaagccaccttCGCGCCCCAGAATTGGGGCGAATTGTTTAGAAATAGAATTGTttagaattatttagaaaaacaactctaaaattcgaatcaaaccacaaaagattcaaaataacaaaagcaatcctgagaaagaacaaagctggaggcatcaccatTCCTGATTTTGTATTATGTTACAAAgttttagtaatcaaaacagtatggtactgccctaaaaagagacacagaccaatgaaacagaattgagCACAGAGATAAACCCGCACATACAGGtcgactaatctttgacaaggatgccaagaacacacaatggggaaaggatagtttctCCCATAGgggtgggaaaactggatatgcctgtgcaaaagaatgacactagactcctttcttacaccactcccaaaaatttacttgaaatggattgaagacttaaatgtaaacttgaaaccataaaactccttagaagaaaacaaaggtcgGCAACAACTTTTGGGATGTGATACCAAAAAcccaagcaacaaaagcaaaaataaacaagtggaacggcatcaaactgaaaagcttcggtacagcaaaggaaacaacaaagtaaaaagcagcttgtggaatgggagaaaatatttgcaagctaTCTGTTTGATAAGGGGTCAATATCTAAATACATAAgaaacttacacaactcaatagcaaaaaactaAACAATTCaattgaaaaatggacaaaagacctgCAGAGACGTTTTTCCAGAGAAGgtatacagatggccagcaggtacAGGAAAAAGTGTTgatcatcactaatcatcagggaaatgcaaatataaaccacaatgagatagcacctcattaactgttagaatagctattatcaaaaagacaagagataggGGTGCTGGGGGTCTCAGTTAGgcgtcttgattttggctcaagtcatgatctcagggtcgtaagATCAAGctcaagctctgcgttgggctttgcactgaatgtggagcctgcttggttgggattctctctctctccctctctctgccccacccccactgtttGTCTgctcttgtgtgctctctctctctctctctctctcaaaaaaaaaaaaaagaaaaaaaaagaaagaaagaaagaaagagaaaagaaaggaaagaaaaggagaaaagaaaacagacaagagaTAACACATcctggggaggatggggagaaaagggaactcttgtgcactgttgttggaatttgtaaattggtacagtcattACGGAAAATGgcatggaagtttctcaaaaacaaaacaaaacaaaacaaaacaaaaaaccagtagacTATTATCCAGTCATtccacttctgtgtatttatctgaaggaaatataatcaggatctcaaagagatatctgcacatTCATGTTCAtggaagcattattcacaatagtcgagatatggaaacaaccaaagtgtctGTTGTcagggtgaatggataaataaagaaaatttggtgtgtgtatataggtatatacatatatatacacacacagtggaatattattcggccacaAAGAAGATGGAAATTCATTTattacaacatgggtgaacctgaAGGGCAtcatgctacgtgaaataagtcagagaaagacaaatactgcagcATTTAGATGTGGCATGTAAAAAAGTTTGAACTCAGAATCAAGGAGTAAGAATGGTGAtttctgggggctgggggcgtgcggggggggggggttgggaaaCGGGGGAGAgggtggtcaaagggtacaaacttgcagtcTTAAGGTGATTaagttctgaagatctaatgtacagcacggTGACTACACTTAATAATGCTGTATTGTATCCTCGAAATTTGCTGCAGATAGCAGATCTTAAGTATTCTCATCTAAACAAAAAGCTGACCAcgtgaggtgatagatgtgttaattatCTTAATTGCAGTggtcatttcacaacatatacacacatcaaatcatcatgttgcaCACTTCAAATATACTCGAGTTTGTCAATTATACTCcagtaaagctggggaaaataaaaaaaaaaaaggtgttccgaacaggaaaaaaggaaaagaaagaaggaaggtgggaagagagggagagaaggaaggaatcatTCCCATCCGCACTATTTTTCCCTCTCCAGATGCTAGTTAATTTTTAATCGACCCATCCAGGCCCTTCTGCCTCCTCAGCCTCGCGTTCTGcccatccttccatcccttcCACGACATTCGAAGTCGCCCAGGACCAGGCGGTGCGGTCTGGGGACTCTGGGGGACCGGGCGGACAGCGGCCATGCCCTCGAGGAGACTTCGGGGACAGCAACCAGAAGGCCCAGCACTAAAGTTGTTTCCTCTGCAGGCCGCGTCTGTCTGCAGGAAGGCACCCCTTGGGCAGGGCAGGCACGCGGGGTCGCGGGATGCTCGGGAAACACGCCCCCCGAAGAAATGAACCATTTCGCTTGTttccgcccctcctccccacgaGGGACCAGCAT belongs to Felis catus isolate Fca126 chromosome C1, F.catus_Fca126_mat1.0, whole genome shotgun sequence and includes:
- the LOC111561630 gene encoding Kruppel-like factor 18, coding for MKPGGAPGGSVLVLLRHDSTLLGHALEPLMDPTAEDPVQLLSNSKETSVDSFLQTVEEIEEFLKDVSETYKAKMSAAPEPQLHIPLADRGEDSQHESTQRMMTPLKSTMVTFFDERRPTTSQMTDVIDNPKTTFTACQKITANKIVIPNEGSQMKTLSDDQILYGGQMTVPKENHMMTFSAKQTFTEGHTMTSSGNQTLNWNQMTTLCEEQQMKTLSGDQTLYGDHMTFTGGQTLYGGQMETYSGDQMLYGGHMTLSGYQTLYGGQMKSLSDDQTLYGGQMTYSGDQILYDSQVNTFGDDQTLYGGQMMTLKGHHMTTSTDDHTVYGDHMMPHQSSSLPYPGFLYFSSSHLIYGQTLEKQKCNVKTQRCQVQKNPNVLKTYTCTYQDCGKSYTKPSHLRIHERKHTGEKPYECNVKGCTWKFPRSDELSRHKRKHSGERPYLCTKCNRNFARSDHLKQHQRIHR